One Etheostoma cragini isolate CJK2018 chromosome 6, CSU_Ecrag_1.0, whole genome shotgun sequence DNA window includes the following coding sequences:
- the arid1aa gene encoding AT-rich interactive domain-containing protein 1A isoform X2, translated as MAAQVASAATLNTSPPSELKKPDRDNKEDSVPGEKQSDKKLPGLDSDSPGRGDLQDGADGRNAGGGGEPEMKNGNGNPPRANNNNQNDSVGPEGNNHPGLVHHHGTAFPPPSYGYSQHYGRAPFHQHGGQQSPGMAAAAGPVVQSSNMMDPYQPNSHEHGFSNHQFNNYNPFPNRTPYPGQAYAMNSPRSTQAPTAGGQPANVKQQPPAGGPTAMAGSYSNQRYNIGNPQPTSTPTLNKLLTSPSATRGYPNYPSNDYSSQEGANKGPADMGSSGLYGGSNPGWQQRSHHPSPMSPGSAGQPLVRNQPPGPIDPMAKMRGQPYGAGSPYNQQAPQGPPTGPQQGPGYPGQGYGPPGPQRFPVGMQGRTPGSMGSMSYGPQMGSYGQQGPGGYGSQSQAPYYGQPGQAPHPSQQQTPYSQPTSVQPGGQTPYPGQTHPPPTSAPHNQGTQPYQQPHMPPQSQGQLPGPSQGPPQSQPPYSQTSAPQSGQSLYAQQQGPPNQAPQPPSSQEPTGPQGQSNYPGSTQGPQQPPSQQQQAQSQPPQQPPGHSQHPQGQTTAYPQNPQQPQQQQAQQSPYQRFPPPQQQEVSQDSFQSSAPPSTQPKTGPEDSQGRPSSLPVSFAFRPRDLSGSIDDLPTGAEGALSPGVSTSGVSSSQGEQSNQAQSPFSPHTSPHLPGLRGPSPSPAGSPASASTPRTGPLSPANMPVTQMPPRPSSVQSDGSLHPAMSQSPMAQDRGFMQRNPQMTYGSPQSASALSPRQSSGGQMHPGMGPYQQNNSMGGYGQQGGQYGPQGYPRQPGYSNMPNANYTGPGIGPINSMAGQGAGPPYSGMPPGRMPPNQMGARPYGPNMGPNMGPNMGPNIPPNMGNMPPQVGSGMCPPPGMNRKPQDPTAMQHPATNSMHNRMPGYPNMSPGMIGSGPPYGPPMNNMPGMMNTQGGSPYPMGPNMANNSSGMAPSPEVNNKMNNKVDGSGTPKPEPKSKKSNSSTTTNEKITRLYELGPEPDRKMWVDRYLAFIEEKAMGMTNLPAVGRKPLDLFRLYMSVKEIGSMAQVSKNKKWRDLATSLNVGTSSSAASSLKKQYIQCLYAFECKIERGEDPPPEIFTDNKKNQAAKVQPPSPASLCSTAGSGSLQGPQTPQSNSSSMAEGGDLKPPTPASTPHTQMPPMPPGPRSSVNLQDPFSEVSDPAFPRKNMTPNSAYQAGMNTPDMQGRMGTYEPNKDPFGNMRKVGEHFLPANQGPNSGVGDQQQQQQPPQQQQPPFNRGPPGAIGTMPMGPRQQFPYGPGYDRRSEQGMGPEGNMGPGAPQPNPMIPANADTGMYSPNRFPPQQPRHDSYGNQYPGQGTPPTGSYPNQQPGMYPQQQSYKRPVEGGYPPSKRHETEYSGPFHGGQQPPPQQQPGGTSAPSSGQQEYNQYSGNGPYPGSDRRPPGPGNQFPFPFGRERMPVATGPNAQPNMPPQMMQSGPEGPQGGMWQGPRDINYQSYPSRQGGPGGPPQGPGYPGMNRSEEMMSSEQRMNHDGQWGGQMGPRQPPYGPAGPGQPMPRSVQPNYQPLQGVQNHIPQVSSPASMPRPMDSRTSPSKSPYIHGVMKMQKAGPPVPASHIVPPPVQSPLIRRDMPFPPGSIEASHPVLKPRRRLTVKDIGTPEAWRVMMSLKSGLLAESTWALDTINILLYDDNSISTFDLNTLPGLLELVVEYFRRCLIEIFGILREYEVGDPGQRTLLDPDALKQDLDSAEEEEQRAEDMEQEEVDDEDEEERETEGPARVKEEEEEEEDQCSESRGRDEKTEDEERKSKGSSSEQTGSSQSLAASERPKQASKFDKFPLKVVRKKDPFATSKLNNHGKLQEFDSGLLHWSAGGGDSTDHIQTHFEPRKDFLEPRERVSVPSNLLRQRVPEEVSLENCLPSEEEKSKSPDEEERPKETASPEKASSSHSSEEERKTDLETMTVEKVAKIHQENSRPIPFPGSVLTQQAQQNGTILEDEPHSKDEGPLVALANWQDSLARRCICVSNIIRSLSFVPGNDHEMSKHPGLLLLLGRLILLHHRHPERKQAPLTYEKDEDSDEGMGQRDEWWWDCLELLRENTLVTLANISGQLDLSIYPESICLPLLDGLLHWAVCPSAEAQDPFPTLGPHSALSPQRLVLETLSKLSIQDNNVDLILATPPFSRLEKLYGNLVRLIGDRKVAVCREMAVVLLANLAQGDAVAARAIAVQKGSVGNLLGFLEDSLAATQLQQSQSSLLHLQGMHFEPTSPDMMRRAARALYALAKVEENHSEFTLQESRLLDLSVSPLMNSLVSHVICDVLFLIGQS; from the exons ATGGCCGCTCAGGTCGCCAGCGCCGCAACTCTTAACACTAGCCCGCCTTCGGAACTAAAAAAACCGGATCGAGACAACAAGGAGGATTCGGTACCGGGGGAGAAGCAGTCAGACAAAAAGCTGCCGGGCTTGGACAGCGATTCGCCGGGCCGGGGAGATCTGCAGGACGGGGCCGACGGTAGAAAtgcagggggaggaggggaacCTGAGATGAAGAACGGGAATGGGAACCCGCCCAGGGCTAACAATAATAACCAGAATGACTCTGTCGGACCGGAGGGAAATAACCACCCCGGGTTGGTGCATCATCACGGCACGGCGTTTCCTCCACCTTCGTACGGATATAGTCAGCACTACGGTCGGGCCCCTTTTCATCAACATGGCGGACAACAAAGCCCTGGCATGGCAGCTGCTGCGGGTCCGGTCGTTCAGTCGAGCAACATGATGGACCCATATCAACCTAATTCACACGAACATGGCTTTTCAAACCACCAGTTTAACAATTACAACCCATTCCCTAACAGGACTCCATATCCCGGCCAAGCATACGCCATGAACTCCCCTCGCAGTACCCAGGCGCCGACAGCTGGGGGGCAGCCAGCTAATGTTAAGCAGCAGCCACCAGCGGGAGGACCCACGGCGATGGCTGGATCCTACAGTAACCAGAGATATAACATTGGAAACCCACAACCTACATCCACACCGACACTCAACAAGCTCCTAACCTCCCCCAGCGCAACGCGGGGATATCCAAACTATCCGTCTAACGACTACAGTAGCCAAGAAGGAGCTAATAAGGGACCAGCAGACATGGGCAGTAGCGGTCTGTATGGAGGGAGCAATCCGGGTTGGCAACAAAGAAGCCATCACCCGTCGCCTATGAGCCCGGGAAGTGCCGGGCAGCCACTAGTTAGAAACCAG CCACCTGGTCCTATTGACCCAATGGCAAAAATGAGAGGTCAACCATACGGAGCAGGCAGTCCATACAATCAGCAGGCGCCGCAGGGGCCTCCCACAGGTCCACAACAGGGGCCCGGTTACCCTGGCCAGGGTTATGGCCCCCCAGGTCCTCAGCGATTCCCAGTGGGAATGCAAGGACGTACCCCTGGAAGCATGGGTAGCATGTCGTATGGTCCACAG ATGGGATCTTATGGACAACAGGGACCAGGAGGCTATGGCTCTCAGAGCCAGGCACCTTATTACGGCCAGCCCGGCCAGGCTCCTCACCCAAGCCAGCAGCAAACCCCCTACTCCCAGCCCACATCGGTGCAACCGGGTGGCCAGACACCTTACCCAGGGCAAACCCACCCTCCGCCGACGTCTGCTCCACACAACCAGGGAACACAACCCTATCAGCAGCCTCACATGCCCCCACAGTCCCAGGGGCAATTGCCAGGCCCATCCCAAGGGCCGCCACAGTCTCAGCCCCCTTATTCCCAAACCTCTGCCCCACAATCTGGCCAGTCTCTCTACGCCCAGCAGCAGGGACCTCCCAATCAGGCCCCACAGCCGCCAAGTTCCCAGGAACCCACTGGACCACAGGGCCAGTCAAACTATCCTGGATCCACACAGGGGCCTCAGCAGCCCCCCTCGCAGCAACAGCAGGCACAGTCTCAGCCTCCACAGCAGCCACCGGGACACAGCCAACACCCACAGGGCCAGACTACAGCATACCCGCAGAACCCTCAGCAGCCGCAACAGCAGCAAGCACAACAGTCACCTTATCAGCGCTTTCCTCCTCCACAACAGCAG GAGGTATCGCAGGACTCATTTCAATCCAGCGCCCCTCCATCCACCCAGCCTAAAACTGGCCCAGAGGACAGTCAAGGCCGCCCCTCCAGCCTTCCGGTCAGTTTTGCTTTTCGTCCTCGT GATCTGTCAGGGTCCATCGATGACCTGCCTACAGGTGCTGAAGGTGCCCTGAGTCCTGGTGTGAGCACGTCAGGTGTGTCAAGCAGCCAGGGTGAGCAGAGTAACCAGGCTCAGTCGCCCTTCTCTCCTCACACGTCTCCCCACCTGCCAGGCCTCCGGGGGCCTTCACCTTCGCCAGCTGGCTCCCCTGCCAGCGCTAGCACACCCCGCACAGGACCGCTGTCACCCGCCAACATGCCAG TGACCCAGATGCCCCCCAGGCCATCAAGTGTGCAGTCAGATGGGAGTCTACACCCTGCAATGAGCCAGTCTCCTATGGCCCAGGACAGAG GGTTTATGCAGAGAAACCCTCAGATGACTTATGGCTCCCCCCAGTCAGCCTCTGCACTGTCGCCACGCCAGTCTTCAGGGGGACAGATGCATCCTGGGATGGGCCCATATCAGCAGAACAACTCCATGGGTGGCTATGGACAACAGGGAGGACAATATGGCCCCCAAG GTTATCCCCGTCAACCGGGCTATAGCAACATGCCCAACGCAAACTACACTGGGCCAGGCATAGGCCCAATAAACTCCATGGCAGGACAGGGTGCGGGGCCGCCGTATTCTGGCATGCCCCCAGGAAGGATGCCTCCTAATCAAATGGGGGCACGTCCCTACGGCCCCAATATGGGTCCAAATATGGGGCCCAACATGGGTCCAAACATCCCTCCTAACATGGGCAACATGCCGCCCCAGGTAGGCTCAGGAATGTGTCCTCCTCCAGGCATGAACAGAAAGCCCCAGGACCCCACAGCCATGCAGCACCCTGCCACCAACTCCATGCACAACAG GATGCCTGGTTACCCCAACATGTCTCCAGGCATGATAGGCTCCGGCCCACCCTATGGCCCTCCCATGAACAACATGCCTGGAATGATGAACACTCAAGGTGGATCACCTTATCCTATGGGGCCAAACATGGCCAATAACTCAAGTG GTATGGCCCCCAGTCCAGAAGTGAACAATAAGATGAACAACAAAGTAGATGGTAGTGGAACGCCCAAGCCAGAGCCCAAATCTAAG AAGTCCAACTCTTCCACGACAACCAATGAAAAGATAACCCGTCTGTACGAGTTAGGACCAGAGCCAGACAGAAAGATGTGGGTGGACCGTTATTTGGCCTTCATTGAGGAGAAAGCCATGGGCATGACCAACCTGCCCGCTGTAGGACGCAAACCCCTCGACCTCTTCCGTCTGTATATGTCAGTCAAAGAGATCGGCAGCATGGCACAG GTTAGTAAGAATAAGAAATGGCGTGATCTGGCCACTTCCCTGAATGTGGGCACATCCAGCAGTGCTGCCAGTTCTTTGAAGAAACAGTACATCCAGTGTCTGTACGCCTTTGAGTGCAAAATTGAGCGTGGTGAGGACCCTCCTCCTGAGATTTttacagacaacaaaaagaacCAAGCTGCTAAGGTCCAGCCACCCTCTCCAG CGTCCCTCTGCTCCACAGCTGGGTCAGGCTCTCTGCAGGGTCCTCAGACACCCCAGTCCAACAGCAGCTCCATGGCTGAAGGGGGGGACCTGAAACCTCCCACTCCAGCCTCCACTCCTCATACCCAGATGCCCCCCATGCCACCAGGGCCCAG GAGCAGCGTTAACCTGCAGGACCCCTTCTCTGAAGTAAGTGACCCTGCTTTCCCCAGGAAGAACATGACGCCCAACTCTGCCTATCAGGCTGGCATGAACACACCAGACATGCAAGGGCGCATGGGCACCTACGAACCCAACAAGGATCCCTTTGGTAACATGCGGAAAG TCGGAGAGCACTTTCTACCTGCTAACCAGGGCCCGAACAGCGGGGTGGGtgaccaacagcagcagcagcaaccgccacagcagcagcagcctccgTTCAACAGAGGACCGCCTGGGGCCATTGGCACAATGCCAATGGGGCCCAGACAGCAGTTTCCCTATGGACCAGGCTACGACCGGAG ATCGGAGCAAGGAATGGGCCCAGAGGGCAACATGGGACCCGGTGCTCCTCAGCCAAACCCTATGATACCTGCCAATGCCGACACTGGGATGTATTCGCCAAATCGCTTCCCACCACAGCAGCCACG GCATGATTCCTATGGTAATCAGTACCCTGGACAGGGAACGCCCCCTACAGGCTCCTATCCCAATCAGCAGCCTGGAATGtacccacaacaac AGAGTTACAAGCGTCCTGTGGAAGGGGGTTATCCTCCATCAAAACGCCATGAGACGGAGTACAGTGGTCCCTTCCATGGTGGACAACAACCACCACCGCAGCAACAGCCGGGAGGTACCTCTGCACCCTCTTCAGGACAGCAGGAGTACAATCAGTACAGCGGCAATGGACCCTACCCCGGCTCTGATCGCCGTCCACCTGGCCCAGGCAATCagtttccctttccctttggTCGTGAACGTATGCCGGTAGCGACGGGGCCCAACGCTCAGCCCAACATGCCCCCTCAGATGATGCAGTCAGGACCTGAGGGACCTCAGGGAGGTATGTGGCAGGGACCGCGAGACATAAACTATCAGAGCTACCCCAGCCGACAGGGTGGCCCTGGGGGCCCACCCCAGGGACCCGGCTACCCTGGCATGAACCGCTCTGAGGAGATGATGTCATCAGAACAGCGCATGAATCATGATGGACAGTGGGGGGGTCAGATGGGCCCGCGGCAGCCTCCTTATGGTCCAGCAGGGCCTGGCCAACCTATGCCTCGGTCAGTACAGCCCAACTACCAGCCCCTTCAGGGTGTGCAGAACCACATTCCACAGGTGTCCAGCCCGGCCTCCATGCCCCGCCCCATGGATAGCAGGACATCACCTAGTAAATCTCCCTATATACACGGAGTAATGAAGATGCAAAAGGCTGGCCCTCCAGTGCCTGCGTCTCACATTGTGCCCCCTCCGGTGCAGTCGCCTCTAATAAGACGAGACATGCCTTTTCCCCCGGGCTCTATAGAAGCGTCACATCCTGTCCTGAAACCACGTCGGAGACTCACAGTGAAAGATATTG GTACCCCTGAGGCCTGGAGAGTTATGATGTCATTAAAGTCTGGTTTATTGGCTGAGAGTACGTGGGCCTTAGATACCATCAACATTCTCCTGTATGATGACAACAGTATTTCCACCTTTGATCTCAACACG TTGCCTGGCCTACTAGAGTTGGTGGTTGAGTATTTCAGACGCTGTCTCATTGAAATCTTTGGTATTCTTCGGGAGTATGAGGTGGGAGACCCTGGCCAGAGGACACTGCTAGATCCTGATGCCTTGAAACAAGACTTGGACagtgcagaagaagaggaacaGCGGGCTGAGGACATGGAACAAGAAGAAGTAGATGACGAAGATGAGGAGGAAAGGGAAACTGAGGGGCCAGCTCgtgtgaaggaggaggaggaggaggaggaggatcagTGCTCTGAGTCTCGGGGTCGAGATGAGAAAACAGAAGATGAGGAGAGGAAGAGCAAGGGGTCTTCATCTGAACAGACGGGCTCATCGCAATCCTTAGCTGCCAGTGAGAGACCCAAACAGGCCAGCAAGTTTGACAAGTTTCCTCTAAAGGTGGTACGGAAGAAAGATCCATTTGCAACTAGCAAGTTAAATAATCATGGCAAACTGCAAGAGTTTGACAGTGGGTTACTTCATTGGAGCGCTGGAGGCGGAGACTCAACAGACCACATCCAGACTCACTTTGAACCACGCAAAGACTTCTTGGAACCACGAGAACGGGTATCTGTGCCCTCAAATTTGTTGAGGCAACGAGTCCCAGAAGAAGTGTCACTGGAAAATTGTTTGCCATCTGAGGAGGAGAAAAGCAAGAGTCCAGATGAAGAAGAGAGGCCAAAGGAGACAGCTTCCCCAGAGAAGGCCAGCTCCTCACACAgcagtgaggaggagaggaaaacagatTTGGAGACAATGACAGTTGAGAAAGTTGCCAAAATTCACCAGGAGAATAGTAGACCTATTCCTTTTCCCGGCAGTGTTTTAACCCAGCAGGCACAGCAGAATGGCACCATCCTGGAGGATGAGCCTCACAGTAAAGATGAGGGGCCACTCGTTGCACTGGCTAACTGGCAGGATTCTTTAGCCCGTCGCTGCATTTGTGTCTCCAATATAATCCGCAGCCTCTCCTTTGTGCCAGGCAATGACCACGAGATGTCCAAACATCCAGGGCTACTGCTACTACTAGGACGCCTGATCCTGCTCCACCACAGGCACCCTGAGCGCAAGCAAGCTCCGCTCACCTACGAGAAAGATGAGGACTCGGACGAGGGAATGGGCCAAAGGGATGAATGGTGGTGGGACTGCTTGGAGCTCCTGAGGGAGAACACACTGGTCACTTTGGCAAACATCTCAGGCCAACTGGACCTCTCCATTTACCCAGAGAGCATCTGCTTGCCTCTGTTGGATGGTCTTCTCCACTGGGCTGTCTGCCCATCAGCAGAGGCCCAGGACCCCTTCCCCACCCTCGGCCCCCACAGTGCTTTGTCACCTCAGAGACTGGTCCTGGAGACGCTAAGTAAGCTAAGCATTCAAGATAACAATGTGGACCTCATCTTGGCCACTCCGCCATTCAGTCGGTTGGAGAAGCTATATGGGAACCTTGTGCGGCTAATCGGAGACAGGAAGGTTGCGGTCTGCAGGGAGATGGCCGTGGTCCTGCTGGCCAACCTGGCCCAGGGTGATGCTGTGGCAGCCAGAGCAATCGCTGTTCAGAAAGGCAGTGTGGGCAACCTGCTGGGCTTCCTAGAAGACAGTCTGGCTGCCACACAGCTTCAGCAGAGCCAGAGCTCTCTACTACACCTACAGGGGATGCACTTCGAGCCCACAAGCCCGGACATGATGCGGCGAGCGGCCCGGGCTCTGTACGCCTTAGCCAAGGTGGAGGAGAACCACTCAGAGTTCACACTACAAGAGTCCCGACTCCTCGACCTTTCAGTGTCTCCCCTAATGAACTCACTGGTTTCTCATGTTATCTGTGATGTACTCTTTTTGATTGGCCAGTCATGA